A stretch of Bacillus pseudomycoides DNA encodes these proteins:
- the dnaE gene encoding DNA polymerase III subunit alpha, with product MKFAHLQCQTVFSLLKSACKIDELVVRAKELGFSSLAITDENVMYGVIPFYKACKKNGIQPIIGLTASIFSGEEEGTYPLVLLAENEIGYQNLLKISSTIMTKSKEGIPKKWLAHYAKGLVAISPGKDGEIEQLLLQGRDELAEDVARAYQNMFGSFYMSLQHHAIQDELFLQEKIPQFVSEVNIPVVAANDVRYVNQIDALVQECLLSVQSGTKMTDPDRPRLKTDQYYLKSSAEMEALFSREEEALQNTVRIAERCHVEIPFHVNQLPKFPVPSNETSDAYLRRICDEGLQKRYAVIGSVHKERLNHELEVISRMGFSDYFLIVWDFMKYAHAHDILTGPGRGSAAGSLVSYVLEITDIDPIEYDLLFERFLNPERVTLPDIDIDFPDIRRDEMIRYVKDKYGQLCVAQIVTFGTLAAKAAIRDIARVMGLPPRDIDIFSKLIPSKLGITLKEAYEESRPLREFVQGNLLHERVFEIAKRVEGMPRHTSIHAAGVIMSQEPLTGSVAIQEGHNDVYVTQYPAEVLEELGLLKMDFLGLRNLTLLENILTFIVTKTGKQIDIRNLPLQDEKTFQLLGRGDTTGVFQLESGGMRNVLRSLKPNEFEDIVAVNSLYRPGPMEQIPTFIESKHGKRQIQYLHPDLKPILESTYGVIVYQEQIMQIASKLAGFSLGEADLLRRAVSKKNREILDQERKHFVQGCLRNGYDETSAEQIYDLIVRFANYGFNRSHAVAYSMIGYQLAYLKANYPLEFMTALLSSAIGNEDKIVQYIRETKRKGFRVLPPSLHRSSYNFRIEGNAIRYSLLSIRNIGMATVNAVIEERERNPFRDLFEFCLRMPAKFVTERNLEAFVWAGCFDDFQVSRTTLFNSIKGALEYASLARELGEESVPKSVYVQGEELSFIEQLNNEKEALGFYLSSYPTAQYAKLVKELEIPSLAQAMRQKRKVQRAVVYITGVKVIRTKKLQKMAFITFCDQNDEMEAVVFPETYIHFSDRLQEGAIVLVEGTIEQRNHKLQWIVNGLYSLEQMEVYNEMKEASIYVKLPSQYEKKLLNQVTKILFHYSGFAKVLIYYEKEHKMVQLSRSLSIHPSEECLGALREIVGQENVVVKI from the coding sequence GTGAAGTTTGCGCATTTACAATGTCAAACCGTTTTTAGTTTATTAAAAAGCGCTTGTAAAATTGATGAACTCGTCGTCCGGGCAAAAGAGCTTGGTTTTTCATCGCTCGCGATTACAGATGAAAATGTGATGTACGGAGTAATTCCGTTTTATAAAGCATGTAAGAAAAATGGCATACAGCCGATTATTGGATTAACAGCCTCTATTTTTAGTGGAGAGGAAGAGGGAACTTATCCGCTTGTATTACTAGCAGAAAATGAAATAGGTTATCAAAACTTATTGAAAATTTCTAGCACCATTATGACTAAGTCTAAAGAAGGGATTCCAAAGAAGTGGCTTGCTCATTATGCAAAAGGATTGGTTGCAATTTCACCAGGAAAAGACGGGGAAATTGAACAGTTATTATTACAAGGAAGAGATGAGCTTGCTGAAGATGTTGCTCGTGCGTATCAAAATATGTTTGGAAGCTTTTATATGAGTTTGCAGCATCACGCGATTCAAGATGAGTTATTCCTGCAAGAAAAAATACCGCAATTTGTAAGCGAGGTGAATATTCCAGTCGTTGCGGCAAACGATGTCCGCTATGTGAATCAAATCGATGCGCTTGTGCAGGAATGCTTGTTATCAGTTCAGAGCGGAACTAAGATGACAGATCCAGATAGACCAAGGCTTAAAACAGATCAGTACTATTTAAAATCATCAGCTGAAATGGAAGCTTTATTTTCTCGTGAAGAAGAAGCGCTTCAGAATACAGTTCGTATAGCTGAACGTTGCCACGTAGAAATTCCTTTCCATGTCAATCAATTGCCGAAGTTTCCTGTTCCATCTAATGAAACGTCAGATGCTTATTTGCGCCGTATTTGTGACGAGGGTTTACAGAAGCGATATGCAGTGATTGGAAGTGTGCATAAGGAACGTCTGAATCATGAACTTGAAGTTATCTCTCGCATGGGGTTTAGCGACTATTTCCTTATTGTTTGGGATTTTATGAAATACGCGCATGCACATGACATTTTAACAGGACCAGGTCGTGGTTCGGCAGCAGGTTCACTCGTTTCTTATGTGTTAGAAATTACAGATATTGATCCAATTGAGTATGACTTGCTTTTTGAACGATTTTTAAATCCTGAACGTGTGACGCTTCCAGATATTGATATTGATTTTCCTGACATTAGACGTGATGAGATGATTCGTTATGTAAAAGATAAGTATGGTCAGCTTTGTGTTGCTCAAATTGTTACGTTCGGAACGCTTGCTGCCAAAGCGGCGATTCGGGATATCGCTCGCGTAATGGGACTTCCACCAAGAGATATTGACATATTTTCGAAGCTGATTCCTTCAAAGTTAGGAATCACACTAAAAGAAGCGTACGAAGAGTCCAGGCCTCTTCGTGAATTTGTACAAGGAAACCTCTTGCATGAGCGCGTTTTTGAAATTGCAAAGCGCGTCGAAGGTATGCCGCGTCATACATCTATTCATGCAGCAGGAGTCATTATGAGTCAGGAGCCGTTAACAGGAAGTGTTGCGATTCAAGAAGGGCATAATGATGTATATGTAACGCAATATCCAGCAGAAGTGTTAGAAGAACTTGGTCTGTTAAAAATGGATTTCTTAGGATTACGCAATTTAACGTTACTTGAAAACATTCTTACGTTTATCGTGACCAAAACAGGTAAACAAATTGATATACGAAATTTACCTCTTCAGGATGAAAAGACATTCCAGTTACTCGGAAGAGGGGATACAACAGGTGTATTCCAGCTTGAATCTGGGGGAATGAGGAATGTACTACGCAGTTTAAAACCAAATGAGTTTGAAGATATTGTTGCGGTTAACTCTTTATATCGTCCAGGACCGATGGAGCAAATTCCAACCTTTATTGAATCGAAACATGGAAAGCGTCAAATTCAATATTTACATCCTGATTTGAAACCAATTTTAGAGAGCACATATGGCGTAATTGTCTACCAAGAACAAATTATGCAGATTGCCTCGAAGTTAGCTGGTTTTTCACTTGGAGAGGCCGACTTGCTCCGCCGTGCAGTAAGTAAGAAAAACCGTGAGATCTTAGACCAAGAGCGAAAGCATTTCGTACAAGGGTGTTTGCGAAATGGATACGATGAAACATCTGCGGAACAGATTTATGATTTAATTGTTAGGTTTGCGAACTATGGTTTTAACCGAAGCCATGCTGTAGCGTATAGTATGATTGGATATCAGCTTGCTTATTTAAAAGCGAATTATCCTTTAGAATTTATGACTGCACTATTATCCAGTGCGATAGGAAATGAAGATAAGATTGTACAATATATACGCGAAACAAAGCGCAAAGGTTTTCGTGTTTTACCGCCTTCCCTTCATAGGAGTAGCTATAATTTCCGAATAGAAGGAAATGCGATTCGCTATAGTTTGCTTTCAATTCGGAATATCGGGATGGCTACAGTGAATGCGGTGATTGAAGAAAGAGAAAGAAACCCATTCCGAGACTTATTTGAGTTTTGTCTTCGTATGCCAGCTAAGTTTGTTACGGAGCGCAATTTAGAGGCGTTTGTTTGGGCTGGCTGTTTCGATGATTTTCAAGTTTCACGAACAACTTTATTTAACAGCATTAAGGGTGCTCTAGAGTATGCAAGCCTTGCGCGTGAATTAGGGGAAGAAAGTGTCCCAAAATCAGTATATGTACAAGGAGAAGAGCTATCATTTATTGAACAATTAAATAATGAGAAAGAAGCGCTTGGCTTTTATTTATCCAGTTATCCAACGGCGCAGTATGCAAAGCTTGTAAAAGAGTTAGAAATTCCATCGCTTGCGCAAGCGATGAGGCAAAAGAGAAAAGTACAGCGTGCCGTTGTTTATATAACAGGTGTAAAAGTCATTCGGACGAAAAAATTGCAAAAAATGGCGTTCATCACGTTTTGTGATCAAAATGATGAAATGGAAGCAGTCGTTTTCCCAGAGACGTATATTCATTTTTCAGATAGGTTGCAAGAAGGTGCAATTGTTTTGGTGGAAGGGACGATTGAACAGCGAAATCATAAATTGCAATGGATTGTGAATGGTCTTTATTCATTAGAACAAATGGAAGTTTACAATGAAATGAAAGAAGCATCGATTTATGTAAAATTACCATCGCAGTATGAAAAGAAGTTGTTAAATCAAGTTACAAAAATATTATTTCACTATTCAGGTTTTGCGAAAGTACTAATTTATTATGAAAAGGAACATAAAATGGTACAATTATCTCGTAGTTTGTCAATCCATCCAAGTGAAGAGTGTTTAGGAGCACTTCGTGAGATAGTCGGTCAGGAAAATGTTGTAGTGAAAATATAA
- a CDS encoding YtrH family sporulation protein — translation MDVRQITFFSLLIISYFIAFGVILGGSLIGGIGAFLVGQPALTSINQFAQNLRIWALVAAIGGTFDTFYSFERSFFEGDMKDIVKQILLIFFATGGMQTGLTIIKWLTQEHV, via the coding sequence ATGGATGTAAGACAAATTACTTTTTTCTCTCTTCTAATCATTAGTTACTTTATTGCCTTTGGCGTTATACTTGGCGGCTCTTTAATTGGGGGAATCGGTGCATTTCTTGTTGGACAGCCTGCCCTTACTTCAATTAATCAATTCGCACAAAATTTACGAATTTGGGCGCTCGTTGCAGCAATTGGCGGAACTTTTGATACGTTTTATAGCTTTGAAAGAAGTTTTTTTGAAGGGGATATGAAGGACATTGTGAAACAAATTTTACTCATATTTTTTGCAACAGGTGGCATGCAAACCGGCCTTACTATTATTAAATGGCTTACACAGGAGCATGTATGA
- the ytrI gene encoding sporulation membrane protein YtrI, whose translation MRVPNASTAKRWYLFLAGAAVGGILSWFIFLYIYGVFQQEQASTIAAQKQIIKQQKEKLHVLLEDHDKLNKENKQLLTIQEIKIKIVNRDKYDLDNLTLENIATSIHNDLQHLLTKNIQSIAKNKELLKKVIENKVYKHYDRTYHFKVDMISFDTVLEISINIKQEK comes from the coding sequence ATGAGGGTCCCTAACGCTTCTACTGCTAAAAGGTGGTATTTATTTTTAGCAGGCGCTGCTGTTGGCGGTATTCTAAGCTGGTTTATTTTTTTGTACATATACGGTGTTTTTCAGCAAGAGCAAGCAAGTACAATAGCTGCACAAAAACAAATTATTAAACAGCAAAAAGAAAAGCTCCATGTTCTCCTTGAAGATCACGATAAATTAAACAAAGAAAATAAACAGCTCTTAACAATCCAAGAAATTAAAATAAAAATTGTAAACCGCGATAAATACGACTTAGACAACCTGACTTTAGAAAATATTGCAACTTCGATTCATAATGACTTGCAACACCTCTTAACAAAAAACATACAAAGCATTGCGAAAAATAAAGAGCTCCTAAAAAAAGTAATTGAGAATAAAGTATATAAGCATTATGACCGTACGTATCACTTTAAAGTCGACATGATTTCTTTTGATACCGTGCTCGAAATTAGCATCAATATAAAACAAGAAAAATAG
- a CDS encoding stage V sporulation protein S — MENTLKVSSKSSPNSVAGAIAGVLRANGNVEIQVIGAGALNQAIKAIAIARGFVAPSGIDLVLVPAFHDISIDNQERTAIKLIVGPRKIRS; from the coding sequence ATGGAAAATACATTAAAGGTATCGTCAAAATCAAGTCCTAATTCAGTCGCCGGTGCAATTGCAGGGGTATTAAGAGCAAATGGTAATGTAGAAATTCAAGTGATTGGAGCTGGGGCTTTAAATCAAGCCATTAAAGCCATTGCTATCGCAAGAGGGTTTGTAGCTCCTAGTGGTATTGACTTGGTTCTCGTTCCTGCGTTTCATGATATTTCTATCGATAATCAAGAAAGAACAGCAATCAAATTAATTGTAGGTCCTAGAAAAATTAGATCTTAG
- a CDS encoding bifunctional oligoribonuclease/PAP phosphatase NrnA encodes MHEQILAAIKEFDTIIIHRHVRPDPDALGSQCGLGTILQESFPEKKIYMVGYNEPSLSYLRVMDEIDDETYENALVIVCDTANQERVCDQRYTKGKKLIKIDHHPNEDPYGDITWVDTTSSSTSELIYEFYSYGKDKGLKLTKESARLILAGIVGDTGRFLFPNTSARTLRFAAELVEMDVDFPVLYNEMYKTKEKIARLNGFILQNFTMAEEGAAYIKLTKEVLEEFDVLPSEASGVVGALGNIDGLRAWVLFLEEEDVIRVRLRSKGPVINKLAMKYSGGGHPMASGAKASSWEEADRLFADLRELCK; translated from the coding sequence ATGCATGAACAAATTTTAGCAGCAATTAAAGAGTTCGATACGATTATTATTCACCGCCATGTGCGTCCAGACCCTGATGCATTAGGGTCTCAGTGTGGCCTTGGAACAATTCTTCAAGAATCGTTTCCTGAGAAAAAGATTTATATGGTTGGTTACAATGAACCTTCCTTATCGTATTTACGAGTAATGGATGAAATTGATGATGAGACTTACGAAAATGCGCTTGTGATCGTTTGTGATACAGCGAATCAAGAACGCGTTTGTGATCAGCGTTATACGAAAGGGAAGAAGCTTATTAAAATTGATCATCATCCAAATGAAGATCCGTACGGAGATATTACTTGGGTGGATACGACATCAAGTTCTACAAGCGAACTTATTTATGAGTTTTATTCGTATGGAAAAGATAAAGGTTTGAAGCTTACAAAAGAATCTGCGCGTCTGATTTTAGCTGGTATTGTTGGAGATACAGGGCGCTTCTTATTCCCGAATACATCCGCAAGAACATTACGCTTTGCAGCAGAACTTGTTGAGATGGACGTAGATTTCCCAGTGTTATATAACGAAATGTATAAGACAAAAGAGAAAATCGCTCGCTTAAATGGATTCATTTTACAAAACTTTACGATGGCAGAAGAGGGTGCAGCTTATATTAAATTGACAAAAGAAGTATTAGAAGAGTTTGATGTACTTCCTTCTGAAGCATCCGGGGTTGTTGGTGCACTTGGTAATATTGACGGATTAAGAGCGTGGGTTCTATTTTTAGAGGAGGAAGATGTAATTCGTGTTCGTCTTCGTTCAAAAGGACCGGTTATTAATAAATTAGCGATGAAGTATAGTGGCGGAGGTCATCCGATGGCTTCTGGTGCGAAAGCATCGTCTTGGGAAGAAGCAGATCGTCTTTTCGCAGACTTACGTGAGCTTTGCAAGTAA
- a CDS encoding YtpI family protein: MPVLVFCIIISFMLYLFYKTKYFRTNRPMEKGWLAGKSAMALGVFVALFGANQFFLELSTARIIVGALFILFGGASVFNGFRQYKHFSPLAVEEAEAYKTM; encoded by the coding sequence ATGCCAGTATTAGTCTTTTGTATTATCATCTCATTTATGTTGTATCTCTTCTATAAAACAAAATATTTCCGTACAAATCGTCCGATGGAAAAAGGATGGCTTGCCGGAAAGTCCGCGATGGCGCTTGGTGTATTCGTTGCATTATTCGGCGCAAATCAGTTTTTCCTAGAACTCTCTACCGCACGTATCATCGTCGGTGCGTTATTTATCTTGTTTGGCGGCGCGAGTGTTTTTAACGGATTCCGTCAATATAAACATTTTTCACCTCTTGCAGTAGAAGAAGCAGAGGCTTATAAAACAATGTAA
- a CDS encoding DUF3949 domain-containing protein, which translates to MSAELFFFGGVALFYFLMMIPIQYLYIEGLNEQRQRTIRSQQELYKNMSFEEEQLHFYVQGNPFNIPPAFVAYIILKIKNRKKASE; encoded by the coding sequence ATGTCAGCAGAGTTATTCTTTTTTGGCGGTGTGGCATTGTTTTATTTTCTTATGATGATACCGATTCAGTATCTTTACATTGAAGGGTTAAATGAACAGAGACAAAGAACGATACGTTCACAACAAGAATTGTATAAAAATATGTCTTTTGAAGAAGAACAATTACATTTTTATGTGCAAGGAAACCCTTTTAATATCCCACCTGCGTTTGTTGCCTATATAATTTTAAAAATAAAGAATCGCAAAAAAGCATCAGAATAA
- a CDS encoding DRTGG domain-containing protein, producing MATKHNQILEHINSLPIGHKISVRQIAKDLSVSEGTAYRAIKDAENKGYVSTIERVGTIRIEQKKKENIEKLTYAEVVNIVDGQVLGGRDGLHKTLNKFVIGAMKLEAMMRYTEAGNLLIIGNRTNAHQLALEAGAAVLITGGFDTEEHVKKLADELKLPIISSSYDTFTVATLINRAIYDQLIKKEIVLVEDILTPIEETLYLKPSDRVEQWHAYNEETMHGRYPIVDENKKVLGIVTSKDMIGIAKETPIEKVMTKQPITVNGKMSVAAAARMMVWEGIELLPVVDENNCLQGIISRQDVLQALQMIQRQPQVGETIEDIVTNQFVTPKEAKNEHSYQFSVTPQMTSSFGTLSYGVLTTVVTEATNRAIRAQKKSDSIVENLTIYFVKPVQIDNVVSVHPKVLEIGRKFGKVDVEVRHGGDVVGKALLMVQLIDR from the coding sequence TTGGCTACCAAACATAATCAAATTTTAGAACATATTAATAGCCTGCCGATAGGGCACAAGATTTCTGTGCGTCAAATTGCAAAAGATTTGAGTGTAAGTGAAGGAACAGCTTATCGTGCGATTAAAGATGCAGAAAATAAAGGATATGTTAGTACAATTGAACGTGTCGGAACAATCCGAATTGAACAAAAGAAAAAGGAAAACATTGAAAAACTAACATATGCCGAAGTAGTCAATATCGTCGATGGCCAAGTGCTTGGCGGAAGAGACGGGTTACATAAAACATTAAATAAATTCGTGATCGGGGCTATGAAATTAGAGGCGATGATGCGCTATACAGAAGCGGGGAACTTGCTGATTATTGGTAACCGTACGAATGCGCATCAACTAGCGTTAGAGGCGGGCGCAGCCGTATTAATTACAGGTGGTTTTGATACAGAAGAGCATGTGAAAAAATTAGCAGATGAATTAAAGTTGCCGATTATTTCAAGTAGCTATGACACGTTCACTGTGGCAACGTTAATTAACCGTGCGATTTATGATCAGCTTATTAAAAAGGAAATTGTACTTGTTGAAGATATTTTAACACCCATTGAAGAGACGCTATATTTAAAACCTAGTGATAGAGTAGAACAATGGCATGCGTATAATGAAGAAACGATGCATGGGCGTTATCCAATTGTAGATGAAAATAAAAAGGTACTAGGGATTGTTACTTCAAAAGATATGATTGGTATTGCAAAAGAAACACCAATTGAAAAAGTGATGACAAAGCAGCCTATTACAGTAAATGGGAAAATGTCTGTTGCAGCGGCAGCTCGTATGATGGTATGGGAAGGGATTGAGCTTCTTCCTGTTGTCGATGAAAATAATTGCCTGCAAGGGATTATTAGTCGTCAAGATGTACTGCAAGCATTGCAAATGATTCAACGCCAACCGCAAGTTGGGGAGACGATTGAAGATATCGTCACTAATCAATTTGTGACGCCGAAAGAAGCAAAGAACGAACATAGTTATCAATTTTCTGTGACGCCACAAATGACAAGCTCATTTGGGACATTATCGTACGGTGTACTCACAACCGTTGTCACAGAAGCAACGAATCGTGCCATTCGTGCGCAGAAAAAAAGCGATTCGATTGTTGAGAATTTAACAATCTATTTTGTAAAACCCGTTCAAATTGACAACGTTGTTTCTGTGCATCCTAAGGTGTTAGAAATCGGTCGTAAGTTTGGTAAGGTAGATGTGGAAGTGCGTCACGGAGGGGATGTTGTTGGGAAAGCACTGTTAATGGTGCAGTTAATTGATCGATAA
- a CDS encoding metal-dependent hydrolase, which produces MKISYHGHSVVKIETNGKVILIDPFLTGNPKTDLKAEDVKVDVIILSHGHGDHVGDTVALAKKNNAVVVAPLELATFLGWQGVNTHPMHIGGSHIFDFGKVKFTQAFHGSSYIDEENKTITYTGMPAGILFTAEEKTVYHAGDTALFSDMKLIGALNNIDVAFLPIGDNFTMGPEDAVLAAEWIGAKTVVPMHYNTFPVIEQDPHLFVQKLTSSTGKVLEAGESITL; this is translated from the coding sequence ATGAAAATATCTTATCACGGGCATTCAGTTGTAAAGATTGAAACAAATGGAAAAGTTATCTTAATTGATCCGTTTTTAACAGGTAATCCCAAAACAGATTTAAAGGCTGAAGATGTCAAGGTAGACGTAATTATTTTATCGCATGGTCATGGGGATCATGTCGGTGATACAGTAGCACTTGCGAAGAAAAATAACGCAGTCGTTGTGGCGCCGCTTGAACTTGCAACATTTTTAGGCTGGCAAGGTGTGAATACACATCCAATGCATATCGGTGGCTCGCATATATTTGATTTTGGGAAAGTGAAATTTACACAAGCATTCCATGGGTCTAGTTATATTGATGAAGAAAATAAGACGATTACATATACAGGAATGCCGGCTGGAATTTTATTTACGGCAGAAGAGAAAACCGTGTATCATGCAGGGGATACCGCTTTATTTTCCGATATGAAATTAATCGGTGCTCTTAATAACATCGATGTAGCATTTTTGCCGATTGGTGATAACTTTACAATGGGACCAGAGGATGCAGTATTAGCTGCAGAATGGATTGGGGCTAAAACAGTTGTACCTATGCATTACAATACGTTCCCGGTGATTGAACAGGATCCGCATCTTTTTGTACAAAAACTAACAAGTAGTACAGGAAAGGTGTTAGAAGCTGGAGAAAGTATCACACTATAA
- the pepQ gene encoding Xaa-Pro dipeptidase: protein MNTRLENLMQWLQEQNVEAAFLTSTPNVFYMTNFHCEPHERLLGLFVFQEKEPILICPKMEEGQARNAGWAYEIIGFTDTDKPWDMIAKAIKDRGIDASAVAIEKEHLNVERYEELAKLFPKAAFKSAEEKVRELRLIKDEKELSILRQAAYMADYAVGIGVEAIQEDRSELEVLAIIEHELKKKGIHKMSFDTMVLTGANSALPHGIPGANKMKRGDFVLFDLGVIIDGYCSDITRTIAFGDISEEQTRIYNTVLAGQLQAVEACKPGVTLGEIDHAARSIIADAGYGEFFPHRLGHGLGISVHEYPDVKEGNESLLKEGMVFTIEPGIYVPNAGGVRIEDDIYITKDGSEILTKFPKELQFVK from the coding sequence ATGAATACTAGATTAGAAAACTTAATGCAATGGCTACAAGAACAAAACGTGGAAGCTGCATTTTTGACTTCTACACCAAACGTCTTCTATATGACAAACTTCCATTGTGAACCACACGAAAGACTACTCGGTCTATTTGTATTCCAAGAAAAAGAACCAATTTTAATCTGTCCTAAAATGGAAGAAGGACAAGCTAGAAACGCTGGCTGGGCGTACGAAATTATCGGATTTACTGATACAGACAAACCATGGGATATGATCGCAAAAGCAATTAAAGATCGCGGCATTGATGCAAGTGCAGTGGCAATCGAAAAAGAACACTTAAATGTAGAGCGCTATGAAGAATTAGCAAAATTATTCCCAAAAGCTGCTTTCAAATCTGCAGAAGAAAAGGTACGTGAACTTCGTTTAATTAAAGATGAAAAGGAACTTTCTATTTTACGTCAAGCAGCTTATATGGCTGACTACGCTGTCGGAATTGGTGTAGAGGCAATTCAAGAAGATCGCAGTGAATTAGAAGTATTAGCAATCATCGAGCATGAGTTAAAGAAAAAAGGCATCCATAAAATGTCCTTTGACACAATGGTACTAACTGGCGCAAATTCTGCCCTGCCACACGGTATTCCTGGAGCAAACAAAATGAAACGCGGTGACTTCGTACTATTTGACTTAGGTGTAATCATTGACGGCTACTGCTCTGACATTACACGTACAATCGCATTTGGCGATATTTCAGAAGAACAAACACGCATTTACAATACTGTACTAGCTGGACAATTACAGGCGGTTGAAGCTTGTAAACCAGGCGTTACACTTGGCGAAATTGACCATGCTGCTCGCTCTATTATCGCAGATGCAGGCTACGGCGAATTCTTCCCGCACCGCTTAGGCCACGGGCTTGGCATTAGCGTACACGAATATCCGGATGTAAAAGAAGGAAACGAGTCTCTATTAAAAGAAGGTATGGTCTTCACAATCGAGCCAGGTATTTACGTACCAAACGCGGGCGGCGTTCGTATTGAAGATGATATCTACATCACGAAAGATGGATCAGAGATTCTAACAAAATTCCCGAAAGAATTACAGTTTGTGAAATAA
- a CDS encoding DUF3221 domain-containing protein — translation MKRNVLKVCVYVPLTVFVVILTACTRNEQTENEPTNVQQQTEQGAMEGYVMVKDKTVYFIMNKKFKTIEELQSYIDQHLHMDIPADMILNLGDESAYKKLKSGYKIKVWSSRILESHPGRIIVNKFEIVEKNDMKKR, via the coding sequence ATGAAGCGAAATGTATTGAAGGTGTGTGTGTATGTGCCACTTACTGTTTTTGTCGTGATATTAACAGCATGTACACGTAATGAGCAAACTGAGAATGAGCCGACGAATGTGCAACAACAAACAGAACAAGGTGCTATGGAAGGATACGTTATGGTGAAAGATAAGACTGTATATTTCATCATGAATAAAAAATTCAAAACGATAGAAGAGTTACAGAGTTATATAGATCAACACCTACACATGGATATCCCAGCAGACATGATTTTAAATTTGGGCGATGAAAGTGCATATAAAAAGTTGAAATCAGGATATAAAATAAAAGTATGGTCTTCTCGCATACTTGAAAGTCATCCAGGAAGAATAATTGTTAATAAGTTTGAAATAGTAGAGAAAAATGATATGAAAAAAAGGTAG
- a CDS encoding DUF2785 domain-containing protein, with protein MQQLQKQLEEIRTNHYAIDSTIDIHDLSSKMLQHIGTPDGYLRDKLIYTTFWHLIINDHITQTQLQHLLSQSISEQYLFYKITTEDKDAVFTRSFTALLIALIINADTKHNFLSPSDILDVKDKLILYMNQEHDFRGYVNDRGWAHSIAHVSDTFDELVINPKLEVFHYPEILQTLLEKINVHTMYYKYEEDERIITPIIAMLKNGLDEKELIAALHSLVNQIQIQKTELSIVSYETLYGNVKSFLRSLFFRLRTLSMCEEAEKQIEILLKELNRYY; from the coding sequence ATGCAACAACTTCAGAAACAATTAGAAGAAATACGTACGAACCATTACGCCATAGATTCCACGATAGACATTCATGATTTAAGTTCAAAAATGCTCCAACATATCGGCACACCAGACGGCTATTTACGAGACAAATTAATCTATACGACCTTTTGGCACCTCATCATAAATGACCATATTACACAAACTCAATTACAGCACTTATTATCACAAAGTATAAGCGAACAATATTTATTTTATAAAATCACTACAGAAGATAAAGATGCTGTGTTCACCCGATCATTTACAGCACTATTAATTGCTTTAATCATAAACGCCGATACAAAACATAACTTCTTATCACCGTCTGACATATTAGATGTGAAAGACAAATTAATTTTATATATGAACCAAGAACATGATTTTCGCGGATATGTTAACGACCGAGGTTGGGCTCACAGCATCGCTCACGTCTCAGATACATTCGATGAACTTGTTATAAATCCGAAACTTGAAGTCTTCCATTATCCTGAAATACTACAAACCTTGTTAGAAAAGATAAATGTGCATACAATGTATTACAAGTACGAAGAAGATGAGCGAATTATCACTCCTATCATTGCCATGCTTAAAAATGGTTTAGATGAAAAAGAACTCATTGCAGCCTTACATTCCTTAGTTAATCAAATACAAATTCAAAAAACCGAATTATCTATCGTGTCTTATGAAACGTTGTATGGAAATGTAAAATCATTCTTACGAAGCCTATTCTTTAGACTAAGAACCTTATCCATGTGTGAAGAGGCGGAGAAACAAATTGAAATACTATTAAAAGAGTTAAACAGATACTACTAA